In Lotus japonicus ecotype B-129 chromosome 5, LjGifu_v1.2, one genomic interval encodes:
- the LOC130717718 gene encoding uncharacterized protein LOC130717718 has protein sequence MMEWRKCYLDVILVPLGLLISICYNFWLWHKVRTQPHTTTVGINSSGRRNWVNAIMKDNEKKNILAVQSLRNTIMGATLMATTSILLCSGLAAVISSTYSVKKPLNDAVYGGHGEFMIALKYVTLLTIFLFSFFCHSLSIRFLNQVNFLINTPQDPMSLVTPEYISQILERGFVLNTVGNRLFYTGLPLLLWIFGPVLVFLSSVTMVPVLYNLDVVFFSGKGKMDLNQKGDFV, from the exons ATGATGGAATGGAGGAAGTGCTATTTGGATGTGATATTGGTTCCCTTGGGATTGCTTATAAGCATTTGTTACAATTTCTGGTTGTGGCATAAGGTTCGAACTCAGCCACACACAACCACTGTTGGCATCAATTCCAGTGGCCGTAGAAATTGGGTTAATGCCATAATGAAg gataatgaaaagaaaaacatcCTGGCCGTTCAATCACTGAGGAACACAATCATGGGAGCAACCCTAATGGCCACAACCTCCATTCTCCTCTGCTCAGGTTTAGCAGCAGTTATAAGCAGCACCTACAGCGTGAAGAAGCCACTCAACGACGCAGTTTATGGCGGTCACGGCGAGTTCATGATAGCACTGAAATACGTTACTCTGCTCACAATCTTCCTCTTCTCATTCTTCTGCCACTCCCTGTCCATAAGGTTCTTGAACCAAGTCAACTTCTTAATCAACACCCCTCAAGATCCAATGTCATTGGTTACCCCTGAATATATAAGCCAGATCTTGGAGAGAGGTTTCGTTCTCAACACTGTGGGGAACAGGCTCTTCTATACAGGGCTtcctcttttgctttggatCTTTGGCCCTGTGCTGGTGTTCCTGTCCTCTGTCACGATGGTTCCAGTGCTTTACAATCTTGATGTTGTGTTCTTTAGTGGGAAGGGAAAGATGGACTTGAACCAAAAGGGGGATTTTGTTTGA
- the LOC130719012 gene encoding uncharacterized protein LOC130719012, whose amino-acid sequence MALSLTVDDVSSISKEKEVWRVIVKVVRKWMTPSFDRSKLPNLMELVLMDAKGDRIHITVQRTHVYKFNPLLVEGRVYMLSHFSVGDSALDFRTTAHAHWIIIGFDSVVQTLTDDLITKSPYSFVSVSDIMFNDPDQTLIVGILTGHSGEQEFEKNHQVRKRITIEIEQEGVKVECAFFGSYVQELFSALSSRDLSGVVVLILFAKIKHFKDMFGKKMFISGQQSLQNAYGATRGLFNPEIPKATVVRDKFFEMNEPGSQVHTQLSDSSKPSLDKELLKLSEVMLCCVRDHHTDT is encoded by the exons ATGGCTCTTAGTCTAACTGTTGACGATGTCTCTTCCATTTCAAAGGAAAAGGAAGTGTGGAGAGTTATTGTGAAGGTGGTGCGGAAGTGGATGACTCCAAGTTTCGATCGTTCAAAACTTCCTAATTTGATGGAGTTGGTTTTAATGGATGCAAAG GGTGATAGGATCCACATCACAGTGCAAAGGACTCATGTTTATAAGTTTAATCCTTTGTTAGTTGAGGGTCGAGTATACATGTTGTCACATTTCAGTGTTGGTGATAGCGCTCTGGATTTTCGTACAACGGCACATGCTCACTGGATAATCATTGGTTTTGATTCGGTTGTTCAAACCCTAACCGACGATCTCATCACTAAGAGTCCTTATTCATTTGTTTCTGTTTCTGATATCATGTTCAATGATCCAGATCAGACACTGATAGTCG GGATCCTTACCGGCCATAGCGGCGAGCAGGAATTTGAAAAAAACCATCAAGTGCGAAAAAGGATTACCATAGAGATTGAACAAGAAGG AGTGAAAGTTGAGTGTGCATTTTTTGGAAGCTACGTCCAAGAGTTATTCTCTGCTTTATCTTCACGCGATCTGAGCGGCGTTGTGGTTTTAATCCTGTTTGCAAAAATCAAGCATTTTAAAGATATGTTCGGGAAAAAAATGTTTATATCTG GTCAACAAAGCCTGCAAAATGCATATGGTGCAACACGGGGCCTCTTTAATCCTGAGATTCCTAAAGCTACTGTTGTGAGGGACAA GTTTTTCGAGATGAATGAACCTGGATCTCAGGTGCATACTCAGTTGTCCGACTCTTCAAAACCTTCCCTCGATAAAGAGCTCTTAAAACTCTCAG AAGTCATGCTGTGTTGTGTTAGGGACCATCATACAGATACCTGA
- the LOC130717719 gene encoding uncharacterized protein LOC130717719 isoform X2: MYFCDNCNRHYFSMIPRFRLQVKVKQGNDIAALVIFDKEASVLLETTSADLVDSSTKNPAGYGSTTPAELLKLLEKTSFFRIEVNNTSSYRFESSYRVNKTCGDPGSRFEPSYRVKKICADPDLIVHFKEVFPPPNDDTPPLLLLETPTSDESVENASSSLAKSLLLLRVAMLLILT, encoded by the exons ATGTATTTCTGTGATAACTGTAACCGTCATTATTTTTCCATGATCCCTAG GTTCCGTTTGCAAGTCAAAGTAAAGCAGGGTAATGACATTGCTGCATTGGTCATATTTGACAAAGAAGCGAGTGTTCTTCTTGAAACTACTAGTGCTGACTTGGTTGATTCGTCAACAAAG AATCCTGCTGGCTATGGCTCTACAACTCCTGCTGAATTACTTAAGTTGTTGGAAAAGACCTCTTTCTTTAGGATTGAAGTTAACAACACTTCAAGCTACAGGTTCGAGTCATCATATCGTGTCAACAAAACTTGTGGAGATCCCGGCTCCAGGTTTGAGCCATCATATCGTGTCAAGAAAATATGTGCAGATCCTGACTTAATTGTTCATTTCAAGGAAGTTTTCCCTCCTCCTAAT GACGACACTCCTCCATTGCTATTGCTAGAAACACCTACATCTGATGAGAGTGTTGAAAACGCGAGTTCCAGTTTGGCCAAG AGTTTATTGCTGCTGCGAGTGGCGATGTTGTTGATCCTaacatag
- the LOC130717719 gene encoding uncharacterized protein LOC130717719 isoform X1: MYFCDNCNRHYFSMIPRFRLQVKVKQGNDIAALVIFDKEASVLLETTSADLVDSSTKNPAGYGSTTPAELLKLLEKTSFFRIEVNNTSSYRFESSYRVNKTCGDPGSRFEPSYRVKKICADPDLIVHFKEVFPPPNDDTPPLLLLETPTSDESVENASSSLAKKKKKFPHASGSLTRRMKELVQLITRRS, from the exons ATGTATTTCTGTGATAACTGTAACCGTCATTATTTTTCCATGATCCCTAG GTTCCGTTTGCAAGTCAAAGTAAAGCAGGGTAATGACATTGCTGCATTGGTCATATTTGACAAAGAAGCGAGTGTTCTTCTTGAAACTACTAGTGCTGACTTGGTTGATTCGTCAACAAAG AATCCTGCTGGCTATGGCTCTACAACTCCTGCTGAATTACTTAAGTTGTTGGAAAAGACCTCTTTCTTTAGGATTGAAGTTAACAACACTTCAAGCTACAGGTTCGAGTCATCATATCGTGTCAACAAAACTTGTGGAGATCCCGGCTCCAGGTTTGAGCCATCATATCGTGTCAAGAAAATATGTGCAGATCCTGACTTAATTGTTCATTTCAAGGAAGTTTTCCCTCCTCCTAAT GACGACACTCCTCCATTGCTATTGCTAGAAACACCTACATCTGATGAGAGTGTTGAAAACGCGAGTTCCAGTTTGGCCAAG aaaaaaaagaagttcCCCCATGCAAGCGGATCACTCACTCGGAGAATGAAGGAGTTGGTTCAACTAATAACAAGAAGAAGCTGA